The Akkermansiaceae bacterium genome segment CCGCAAAGGGCACGCTCCAGATCGCCCAGGCGCTGTATGAGAAGCACAAGATGATCACCTACCCCCGGACGGATTCCCGCTACCTTCCGGAGGACTATTTCCAGAACGTCCGCGAAACGCTCCAGGATGTGGGCAACAGCGATCTCGACGTGGCCCGCTACGCGAAGGCGGTCCTCAAGGGCGGTGCGGATGGCGGCCCGCGCCTCCATCAGTCGAAGCGCGTTTTCGACAGCAAGAAGGTCTCGGATCACTTCGCCATCATCCCTACCGGCAAGATCGCCAAGTTGAGCGACACCGAAGCGAAGGTGTACGACATGATCGTGAAGCGGTTCATCGCCGTCTTTTATCCGTCCGCGGAGTTCGAGCAGACCACCCGCCTGACACGCATCGACCACGGCGGCGTGAAGGACACTTTCAGGACCGATGGCCGCATCCTGGTGAAACCCGGCTGGCTGGAGGTCTATGGCCGCCAGCCCGGCGTTGCATCCGGCAAGGACGAACTGGTTCCCGTGGATGCCGGTGAGAAAACCAAGGTGGATGGCATCGAGGTGATCCACGAAATGACCAAGCCCCCTGCCCGTTTCACCGAGTCCACCCTGCTCTCCGCCATGGAAGGCGCGGGCAAGCTGGTGGATGACGAGGCGCTGCGCGAGGCGATGGCCGAACGCGGGCTGGGCACACCCGCCACCCGAGCCGCCACCATTGAAGGTCTCATCGCCCAGAAATATCTCGCGCGGGATGGTCGTGACCTGCACGTCACCGGCTCCGGCATGCGTCTCATCGACCTGGTCCATGACATGGAGATCGAGGGCCTTTACTCGCCCAAGATGACGGGGGACTGGGAGTACAAGCTGCGCCAGATGGAGCAGGGACTCCTGCAACGCCCGGTCTTCATGAAGGAGATCATCGCCTATACGAAGGACATCGTGGACAAGGCGCACCAACGTGCGGAGGAGGCGAAGAACCAGGCCTTCCCGGATGTGGAGGTCCACCACCCGGTCCACGGCGACTTCTCATTGAAACAGACGGATGCCACCTACGAGTCGCGCGAGCCATCCGCCCCGTTCAAGATCAAGAAACACATCGCCGGACGCAGCATCACCGAGGACGAACTGCGGGAGCTGTTCGCAAAGGGCAAGACCCAGGTGCTGAGCGGCTTCAAATCGAAATTCAACAAGCCGTTCGAAGCGGCGCTGGCACTGGACGACAAATTCAAGGTCAACTTCGCCTTCGAGAACGAGGACAAGGAAGCCGCCGTGGAGCTGACGGAGGAGCAGGTCATCGGCGAGGCGACCACCCCGGATGGCAGGACCGTGAAGGTCTATGCCTCCGAGAAGGCCTATCACATCCCGCAGATCACCACGAAAAAGGATCCGAACGGCATCCGCATCGGCAAGTCCATCCTCCAGCGGGAGATCCCGGAGGATCAGGCCCTGAAGCTCATCTCAACCGGCAAGACCGACCTGCTGAAAGGCTTCATCTCGAACCGCACGAAGCGCGCCTTCGACGCCCACCTCACCTTCGACGTGAAGGACGGCAAGATCGGCTTCGACTTCCCGCCGCGCCCGGCCAAGAAGGCGGCGGCGAAGAAGACCACGGCGAAGAAAGCGGCGAAGGAGGCTTGAGATAACGGCGGGCCCTCCGCCGCTTTGAGGGAGGAACATCACCTGCCGGACGATGTGGTGGAAATCACCACGCTCCAACTTGCGGATGGTATCTTCACTTGGGGAACGTCATGACTGCGACTGATAGCGGCAGAAGACCGCCGCACTCCATGACGCTGCCGCGCTCACCTCAGCTCACTTCCCGGAGACCAATGATCTCCCTTTTCCCCCGGCTGCGGCAGGACGCCGCAGCCACATCCCTTTTATCGCATCACTTCTTCACCAGCAGGCTGGTTCCTGTCATTTCAGCCGGTTGCTTGAGACCGAGCATCTGGAGCAGCGTGGGAGCGAAGTCGGCGAGGATGCCGTCGCGCACGGTGAATTGGTCGGCATCATCCGCGACGTAGATGGCATGGACGAGGTTGGTGGTGTGCGCGGTGTTCGGCGAGCCGTCCGGGTTGCGCATGTATTCGCAGTTGCCGTGGTCCGCGGTGAGGATGAGCTTGCCGCCGAGGCGCAGCGTTTCCTCCACGATCTGGCGGCAGTCGTCGTCGATGGTCTGCACGGCCTTGATGGCCGCCTCCACCACGCCGGTATGGCCGACCATGTCCGGATTGGCGAAGTTGAGGATCACCAGGTCATAATCCTTCAGCTTCTCCACCACGGTGGCGGTGACGAGCGGAGCGCTCATTTCCGGCTTGAAGTCGTAGGTCGGCACATCCTTCGGGGAAGGGATGATGAAGCGGTCCTCGCCCGCGTAGGGCAGTTCCACACCACCGTTGAAGAAATACGTCACATGCGGGTATTTCTCCGTCTCCGCGATGCGCATCTGGTTCAGGCCGGCGGCGGCGACCGTCTCACCCAAACCCATCTCCAGCGTCTGTGAGCCGAAGACGACCGGGCAGCCATACTTCGCGTCATACTCCGTGAGGGTCACGTAGTGGACCTTCGGGATGACGCCGCGGTCGAAGCCCGCGAAGTCCGGGAAGACGAATGCCTCGGAAAGCTCGCGCGCGCGGTCGGCGCGGAAGTTGAAGAACAGGATCACATCCCCGTCACGCACGCGCTGCGTTCCCGCTTCCGTGAAGATCATCGGCGGCATGAACTCGTCCGTCTTGTCGTCCCGGTAGTAGTCGGCAACCGCCTCGCTGGCGAGCACCTCGCGGGTTTCCCCCTGGCCGCGGACGATGGCGTCCCAGGCGAGCTTCACACGGTCCCAGCGCTTGTCCCGGTCCATGGCGAAATAACGGCCCACCACCGTGGCGATCCGCGCGCCGGATTTCGCGGCCTCGTCCTCCACCTTGGCGATGTAGGCGGCACCGCCGGTGGGCGAGGTGTCACGGCCGTCGGTGATGGCGTGGATCATGATATCCTTCACACCCGCATCACCCGCCATTTTCACCATGGCATTGAGCTGGTCCTGGTGGCTGTGGACCCCACCGTCGGAAATCAAACCGATGAAATGGAGACGGCTTGCTTTCGCCTTTTCGAAGGCATCCACCAGCACCGGATTGGCGGCGAGCGTGCCCTCGACTATGGCCTTGTTGATGCGTGTCAGATCCTGATAGACGATGCGGCCCGCGCCGAGGTTGAGGTGGCCCACCTCGGAGTTGCCCATCTGGCCTTCCGGCAGGCCGACGTCCAGACCGGAGGCACTGACGAGACCCTTGGGATATTTCTCGAAAAGCTCGTCATGAAAGGGGGTTTTCGCCAGCAGCGTGGCGTTCCCGTCCTGGATCGCCGTTTGTTTTCCTCCGGGGTTCACACCCCAGCCATCGCGAATAATCAACACCACCGGTTTCTTGGCCATAACGGGGCGGATTTACTCCCCCACCCCCTGCCCCGGCAAGCGCCGAAACCCAGTTCCCCACCGATATTTGGCAACAATTCCGTGGCGGCATGGTTTTATCCACCGGAGGTGATCCCCATAACTCCCGGCCCATGAATCCCAAAACCCGCAACCTCGTCCTGCTGGTGCTCATCTGCGCCCTGCTCGGGTGGTGGCTGGGCCACGGGATGCGGCAGGATGCGCCGGAGCGCGGGGCTGAGGCTGCGGAGCCGCCCGCCCACTCGCCGCGCTACCGTCCGCTGGCGCGGGAAAAGCCCGCCGAACCGCTTTCAGACGAAACCCCGTCCCCGGACCAATTTCCAGACGGCACCACCATCGAGATTTTCGCCAGCAGCCAGCCGGACCAGATCATCCTGCGTTTCCCATCGGCGGATACCTACGGCTCGTTCCTCACCGCCGTGCGGTCCAGCAAGGTGCGGCTGGCAGGAAAGGAGGACCGGCTGCGGGCGATGCGCGTGGCCTTCGACAACTTCGCCGATCTGGACGCCCTGCTGGATGACGAGAACGTGACGCACTACACGTCGCTGCCGGATTTCCCCTCTCCTCCCGCCCACCAGGCAGTGCAGCGTGGGCTGCTGGGCTTCGGCGACCAAGGCCCGGCGTGGCTGGGGGTGACGGGAGACAACTCGCGCTGGGGGGCGGGCGTGCGCGTCGCCATCATCGACGGTGGCATCGTCGGGCATCCGGGACTGCCCAGGATCGCGGAGACCGTGGATGTCACCCCGGAGTCCGGGAATCCCAGCGAGCCGGTGGACCATGGTACCGCGGTGGCATCGATCATTTCAGGGACGAATCCCCGCGGCCCCGGCATCGCCCCCGCAGCCTCCCTCATTTCCATCCGGGTGGTGGATGGCACACTGCGCTCGGACTCGCTTTCATTCGCCTCCGGCCTGCTGGCGGCGGTGGACCACCGGGCGCATCTGGTGAACGTGTCGATGGGCACCTCCGAGGACAATCCGCTGATCCGGGAAGCGGTGGAGATCGTCCAGCGGAGCGGGGCTGTCATCATCGCCGCGGCCGGAAATTCGGCGCAGGAGCAGGCCGCCTATCCGGCGGCCTACCCGGGGGTGATCAGTGTGGGTGCGGTGGACGCGAGCGGCATGCAGGTGGAGTTCTCCAACCATGCGGACATGCTCTCCATCACCGCGCCCGGCTACGCGGTGAATACCGCCGCACCCGGCGGAAACTACGTGCGGATGAGCGGGACGTCCGCCAGCGCGCCCTTTGTCACCGGAGCCATCGCGGCGACCATCAGCACCTCCCCCACCATGCTCACCCCCCGGCAGGCGGCGGAGATCGTGATGGGCCATGCGGATGAGGCCGGCATCCCCGGGCCGGATTCCCAATATGGGGACGGCATCCTCAACCTCCGCCGCATCATGAACCGCAACCTGCCTGGCATCGTCGATGTGGCGATCACTCACCAATCGTTTTCAGCGGACTCTTCAAAGCTTGGCGTCACCCTACAGAACCGCGGGACAAAGCCGCTGGTCAATCTGCTGCTGGAAACCACCTCCGGCGGTGGCGGCAACCGGATGAACATCGACTCCCTGGCTCCGAACGAGGTAAGAACCTTCACCCTGCCCATCGCGCCGGGCTGGCAGTCCCCGTTCCAGGTGACGACCACCGTGGACACCAGCGCGAACGGAGTGGATGTGAAACCCGCCGACAATACCGCAGCCGCAACCTTCCGGCTGAGGTGAGCCACCCCCCCCTTTGACAAGGCATACGGATCGAAACAAGATCGGGCATGCACCGCTGGAACCTCATCGCCCTGATTGCGGTCGTTGTGGCGTGTTTTCCCCGGGGCATCACCCTCCGGCTCTCCTGCGCGCATCCTCTTTCCGGATGAACCAAAACCTCCGCACCCGATCCCGAGATGACCGGGGAGGTGAATGGGCGTTGCGAAGGCCGTGCCGGACAGGATCGCCTTTCTCGCAGCGGGCAGGATCATCGATACGGCCACGCCGCCGCATTCTTCGGCGCACCATCCTCTCCGCAAGGACGGCGTTTCCTTTCCCGGGTAATGAAGTATTGAAAACCCCGGCCACGCCATGCCACACCGCCGCCGCATGAACACCGTCACCCTGCCCAGCACCAACGGAAAGTACAACCGCAAGGCATGGTTCATGCCCGCGGACGGTATCCCTGTGAAGGTCGCTGTTTTCCTGGATGCGGAATACTACCTCGACCACATGGACGCCCCGGCGGTGATCGCGGAGATGGCGGAGCGCGGCATCATCCCTCCCCTCGCCTGTCTCTTCGTCTCGAACAAGGACGCGGAGGCACGGCACCACGATTTCACCTGCAGCGATCCGTTTTCCGACTACATTGCCAACGATGCGCTGCCATGGGCGGTGAGGAAAGCGGGGCTGTCCAGCCGTTCCGGCCACCTCATCGCCGGACTCAGTCTGAGCGGACTGCAGGCCGCCTACATGGCACTGGGTTATCCCGGCACGTTCTCCCATGCGCTCAGCCAATCCGGCTCCTTCTGGTGGGAGGACGAATGGCTGGCGAAGCACCTCCGCGAGTTCATCCCTTCCGAGGGAAAATTCTGGCTCAGTGTGGGATCGGAAGAAAAAGGGGCCGGCATGATCCATGCCCCCACCGATCTCTGCCAGAACACCGACCAGGACGTGGCCGTCGCCAACATGGCCGCAGGCCTGCAATCGCATGGCCACACGATCCGGCACCATGTTTTCCAAGGTGGCCATGCCACCCGTTGCTGGAAGGAAGAGTTGCCCCAGGCGCTGGAGTGGCTGCTTTCCAAAGACCGTTGACCGGCGGGTGCCGCGAAATTTCAGACCGCAATCTGATTGGGCATCCCGCATTGCGGAAAGGACTGCGGTGGCTCGCATGAACCACCTTTCGCACTGACAACCAAGGCACTATGATACCGGCATGGTTTTTGCGTTGGGGAGACATGGAACCCGAACCACGCCAACAGCCATGATCAACAACCTCCAGCAACTTTATCACGACCAGCTCCGCGATCTCCATAGCGCGGAAACCCAGCTTATTTCCGCCCTGCCGGAAATGGCTTCAAACGCAACCGACCCGGACTTGCGGGAGGCATTTTCGAAACATCTGGATGAAACCCACGAACACAAGAGGCGGCTTGAAACCATCTGCGCCGGCATGGGCATCGACCCTGCCGGAGAAGACTGTGACGCCATGCGCGGTCTGATCAAGGAAGCGAAAAAACACATGGCAGGCACCACCCCCGGCGATGTGCGG includes the following:
- the gpmI gene encoding 2,3-bisphosphoglycerate-independent phosphoglycerate mutase; protein product: MAKKPVVLIIRDGWGVNPGGKQTAIQDGNATLLAKTPFHDELFEKYPKGLVSASGLDVGLPEGQMGNSEVGHLNLGAGRIVYQDLTRINKAIVEGTLAANPVLVDAFEKAKASRLHFIGLISDGGVHSHQDQLNAMVKMAGDAGVKDIMIHAITDGRDTSPTGGAAYIAKVEDEAAKSGARIATVVGRYFAMDRDKRWDRVKLAWDAIVRGQGETREVLASEAVADYYRDDKTDEFMPPMIFTEAGTQRVRDGDVILFFNFRADRARELSEAFVFPDFAGFDRGVIPKVHYVTLTEYDAKYGCPVVFGSQTLEMGLGETVAAAGLNQMRIAETEKYPHVTYFFNGGVELPYAGEDRFIIPSPKDVPTYDFKPEMSAPLVTATVVEKLKDYDLVILNFANPDMVGHTGVVEAAIKAVQTIDDDCRQIVEETLRLGGKLILTADHGNCEYMRNPDGSPNTAHTTNLVHAIYVADDADQFTVRDGILADFAPTLLQMLGLKQPAEMTGTSLLVKK
- a CDS encoding ferritin-like domain-containing protein is translated as MINNLQQLYHDQLRDLHSAETQLISALPEMASNATDPDLREAFSKHLDETHEHKRRLETICAGMGIDPAGEDCDAMRGLIKEAKKHMAGTTPGDVRDAALIACANRVEHYEIAAYGVAKAFADALGYDEAFRLLGDTLQEEGDADKVLTKIATGGLFSRGVNQEAIH
- a CDS encoding S8 family serine peptidase produces the protein MNPKTRNLVLLVLICALLGWWLGHGMRQDAPERGAEAAEPPAHSPRYRPLAREKPAEPLSDETPSPDQFPDGTTIEIFASSQPDQIILRFPSADTYGSFLTAVRSSKVRLAGKEDRLRAMRVAFDNFADLDALLDDENVTHYTSLPDFPSPPAHQAVQRGLLGFGDQGPAWLGVTGDNSRWGAGVRVAIIDGGIVGHPGLPRIAETVDVTPESGNPSEPVDHGTAVASIISGTNPRGPGIAPAASLISIRVVDGTLRSDSLSFASGLLAAVDHRAHLVNVSMGTSEDNPLIREAVEIVQRSGAVIIAAAGNSAQEQAAYPAAYPGVISVGAVDASGMQVEFSNHADMLSITAPGYAVNTAAPGGNYVRMSGTSASAPFVTGAIAATISTSPTMLTPRQAAEIVMGHADEAGIPGPDSQYGDGILNLRRIMNRNLPGIVDVAITHQSFSADSSKLGVTLQNRGTKPLVNLLLETTSGGGGNRMNIDSLAPNEVRTFTLPIAPGWQSPFQVTTTVDTSANGVDVKPADNTAAATFRLR
- a CDS encoding esterase family protein, which gives rise to MPHRRRMNTVTLPSTNGKYNRKAWFMPADGIPVKVAVFLDAEYYLDHMDAPAVIAEMAERGIIPPLACLFVSNKDAEARHHDFTCSDPFSDYIANDALPWAVRKAGLSSRSGHLIAGLSLSGLQAAYMALGYPGTFSHALSQSGSFWWEDEWLAKHLREFIPSEGKFWLSVGSEEKGAGMIHAPTDLCQNTDQDVAVANMAAGLQSHGHTIRHHVFQGGHATRCWKEELPQALEWLLSKDR
- the topB gene encoding DNA topoisomerase III, with the translated sequence MGKTLIIAEKPSVMTDLARVLAKPLGKFEKHGSGRDNYFESDEAVITSAVGHLVELRMPMGPNGKKLPWKFDVLPAIPERFELDPIADSEARLKQVLKLAKRKDIDLIVNACDAGREGELIFQYIMEIGGIQKPVKRLWMQSMTNNSILEAWENLRSGEQMRPLRDAAKCRSESDWLVGLNATRALTCFNSRHGGFNITAAGRVQTPTLAILAQREAEIRAFQPTAYFEVHADFAAKAGNYLGKWIDETWKKDESNPHGRAERIWDQKLADTIKERCDGKTGVVTEEKKAQTQISPQLYDLTTLQREAPFSAKGTLQIAQALYEKHKMITYPRTDSRYLPEDYFQNVRETLQDVGNSDLDVARYAKAVLKGGADGGPRLHQSKRVFDSKKVSDHFAIIPTGKIAKLSDTEAKVYDMIVKRFIAVFYPSAEFEQTTRLTRIDHGGVKDTFRTDGRILVKPGWLEVYGRQPGVASGKDELVPVDAGEKTKVDGIEVIHEMTKPPARFTESTLLSAMEGAGKLVDDEALREAMAERGLGTPATRAATIEGLIAQKYLARDGRDLHVTGSGMRLIDLVHDMEIEGLYSPKMTGDWEYKLRQMEQGLLQRPVFMKEIIAYTKDIVDKAHQRAEEAKNQAFPDVEVHHPVHGDFSLKQTDATYESREPSAPFKIKKHIAGRSITEDELRELFAKGKTQVLSGFKSKFNKPFEAALALDDKFKVNFAFENEDKEAAVELTEEQVIGEATTPDGRTVKVYASEKAYHIPQITTKKDPNGIRIGKSILQREIPEDQALKLISTGKTDLLKGFISNRTKRAFDAHLTFDVKDGKIGFDFPPRPAKKAAAKKTTAKKAAKEA